The Stigmatella ashevillena genomic sequence AAGGCGTCGATGATGAGCAGGCCGACGCCCACACAGATGGCCATGTCCGCCACATTGAAGGAGGGCCAATAGGCCTTGTCCATCCAGTGGGCCTGGATGAAGTCCACGACGAAGCCGCGGGCGATGCGGTCGATGTAATTGCCCAGCGCCCCGCCGAGCACGAGGCTCAGGCCCCACAGGGCCCACTTCTCCGCCGGGTCCGTGCCGGACAGCTTGGTGAAGTAGTAGCCGATGAGCAGCACCGCCCCCAGGCTCACCACATGGAACAGGGGCCCCCGCGTGCTGGGGGAGAGGTTGCGGAACATGCCCCAGGCGGCCCCGGGGTTCTCCTCGTAGCGCAGGCGCAGGAAGGACTCGGACACATCGATGGAGCGCTTGGAGCGGAAGTGCCGTCCATCCATGCCCAGCGGCGGAGGCTCGCCATACATCGCCTGGAGGCGCTCGCCGGAGGTCTCCAGGCCATCGAAGCGTGTGGTGAGCTCGCCCACGACGGCGAACTTCGTCCACTGGTCCAGCACGAGGAGGACCAGCGTGACGACGAGAAGAATGAGGTATTTGCGCGGCACGGGGGCGGCTTACACCACAAGCCCCCCGCCCGTCACGGATTGGGGCTCTCGGCGAGCTTGGGGGAGGCGGCGGTGGCGGGCCTGCGCAGCGAGTCCATCAACATGAGCGCCACGCCCACACAGATGGCGGCGTCCGCCACATTGAAGGTCGGCCAGCGCATGCCCGGCTGGTTGCGCCAGTGCCAGTCGATGAAGTCGATGACGTAGCCCCGGAACAGCCGGTCCATGAAATTGCCCAGGGCCCCTCCCGCCACCAAGGCCAGGGCCAGCCGCACCAGGCGCTGGGAAGGCTCCGAGCGCGCGTACATGACGAAGATGAAGGTCAACGCCACCAGGCTGACCACATGGAAGAAGATGCGGCGCACGGCCTCCGGCAGGTCGGCGAACATGCCCCAGGCGGCCCCGGGGTTCTCCACGTAGCGGAAGTGCCAGTAGTCCTCGATGAAGCGGTAGGGGCGGGTGGCGCGGTAGCGGCCCCCTTCCGCGGGCGGGTGGTTGTCCAGGTTCTGTTCCGTGAAGAACCCCTGCACCCGCGACATCCCCGCCCGGCCGTCCAAGGCATCGGTCAGGCGGGCCACGGCCAGGTACT encodes the following:
- the lspA gene encoding signal peptidase II, coding for MKNPLRFLILVAFAVLAADQATKYLAVARLTDALDGRAGMSRVQGFFTEQNLDNHPPAEGGRYRATRPYRFIEDYWHFRYVENPGAAWGMFADLPEAVRRIFFHVVSLVALTFIFVMYARSEPSQRLVRLALALVAGGALGNFMDRLFRGYVIDFIDWHWRNQPGMRWPTFNVADAAICVGVALMLMDSLRRPATAASPKLAESPNP
- the lspA gene encoding signal peptidase II, which codes for MPRKYLILLVVTLVLLVLDQWTKFAVVGELTTRFDGLETSGERLQAMYGEPPPLGMDGRHFRSKRSIDVSESFLRLRYEENPGAAWGMFRNLSPSTRGPLFHVVSLGAVLLIGYYFTKLSGTDPAEKWALWGLSLVLGGALGNYIDRIARGFVVDFIQAHWMDKAYWPSFNVADMAICVGVGLLIIDAFVRKERPAETART